The following DNA comes from Hyphomicrobiales bacterium.
TCATCATCGATCCGGTGAAGAAGTGGGTCTTCAAGACCCCGCACACCGACAAGATGGCCTGCGAGAAGATTTTCGAGGACATCAAGGCGAAGGGCATGTCGAAGGTCGGCATGATTTCTGGCACCGGCGGCTTCGGCAAGTCGATGCACGGCCAGTGCCTCGGCGTCGCCGGAAACTACGGCATCACCATCGTCGCCGACGAAACCTATGGTCCGAAGGATTCGGACATGACCCCGCAGCTCACCAACATCAAGGGCGCCGAAGGTCTTGAAGCCGTCGTCAACGCCGGTTTCGGCCAGGGTCCGGCCATCGTCACCCGCAACTACCGCCAGCTCGGCATTGAAGTGCCGCTCTACCAGAGCCACGGCGTTGCCTCCAAGAGCTTCATCGACCTCGCCGGCGATGCCGCCAATGGTGTCCGCCTGCCGGCCGCCGCGCTGCTGGTTGCCGAAAAGCTCGACGACAGCGACCCGCAGAAGGCCGTCGTCACCGCCTACAAGAGCGAATACGAAGCCGCGACCGGCAGCCCGGTCTCGACCTTCGGCGGTCATGCCTATGACGGTCTGATGATGCTCGTCGACGCCATGAAGGCCGCCGGTTCGGCCGAGCCTGCCGCCATCCGCGATGCGCTCGAAGGCACCAAGGGCTTCATGGGCACCGCCGGTGAAGTCAACATGTCGGCTGACGACCATCTCGGCCTCGATCTGACGGCATTCCGTATGCTTGAGATCAAGGACGGCGACTGGTCGATCGCGCAGTAACTCTGCCACAAAGGTCCCGGCCGGCGCCATCTGGTTCCGGCCGGGGCTTTGACGACTTGACCGCCGGCAGGGGCACTCCGGCGCAGAATCCGGATAAGAAAAACGCTGGCGGCTTCGGTCGGAAAACGGCGTGATCCTGGGAAGAAACAGGTAGCGATGGGTGACTAGCAGCCCGTCACGGGGAAGGGCATGGCCGAATTCCTGCAATTCGCGTTTTCGGGTCTGACGGTTGGCGCGGTCTATGCGCTCGTCGCACTCGGATTCACGATCATCTACAACGCATCCGACGTGGTGAACTTCGCCCAGGGCGAGTTTGTCATGATCGGCGGCATGGCGACGGTCTTCATCGCCGCGGCGGGCGTGCCCGTTCCGCTGGCTGCCGTGCTTGCCGTCGTCGCGGCGACCGCGGTCGGGCTGGTCCTGCAGCGTCTGGCGATCGAGCCGGCGCGCGGCGCCTCCGCCGTCACCCTCATCATCATCACCATCGGTGCGTCGATCTTCCTGCGCGGCCTCGCCCAGATCGTCTTCGACAAGCAGTTCCACACCCTGCCGTCCTTTTCCGGCGACGAGCCGTTCCACATCGGCGGTGCGTCGGTGTTGCCGCAGAGTCTGTGGGTCATGGGCGGCGCACTGGTCATCTTCGCGGTGCTGTGGGTGTTCTTCAACAAGACCATGATCGGCAAGGCGGTACTTGCCACATCGGCGAACCGGCTCGCCGCGCGCCTCGTCGGCATCAATACGAGCCTGATCATGGCGCTATCCTTCGGCCTGTCGGCGATGATCGGCGCTGTCGCCGGCGTCCTCGTCACGCCGATCACCCTGACCAGCTACGATGTCGGCACGCTGCTCGCCCTGAAGGGCTTCGCGGCCGTCATGGTCGGCGGCATCGGCAGCCCGGCGGGCGCCATCGTCGGCGGCCTGCTGGTGGGCCTGCTGGAAGCCTTCGGCGCCGGCTATATCTCGTCTGAATACAAGGACGCGGTCGCCTTCATCGTCATTCTGCTCACGCTTTTCGTGATGCCGAGCGGCCTGTTCGGGCGCGCCAGCGTGGAGCGGGTCTGACCGATGCAGCGTATACTTTCTCATCGCCTCAGCGCGCCGATCGGCATTGGCCTGATCGTAATCCTCGCCTATCTGGTGCTGCCGTCGTCGTTCTATCTGCGCGTCGCGACGCTGGTCTGGATCTCGACCTTCGCCGTCATCGGCCTCAATCTGCTGATGGGCTATGCCGGGCAGGTCAGCCTCGGTCATGCCGGCTTCTTCGGCATCGGCGCCTATGCGGTGGCGATCGGCCCGACCCATTGGCACATCCCGAGCTTCCTGTCGCTGCTCTTGGGCGCGCTGGTCTCGGGCCTGCTCGCCTTCGTGGTCGGTCGCCCGATCCTGCGTCTCAAGGGGCACTATCTCGCGGTCGCGACCCTCGGCCTCGGCATCCTGATTGCCATGGTCATCAACAATGAGGCCTGGCTGAGCGGCGGGCCCGATGGCATGAACGTCTCCTCGCTCGGCATAAAGGCGTTCATCAAGTCGACCTTCGGCATCAAGGTGAAGACCGCGCAGCTTTGGTACTGGATCACCGGTGTCGTCGTCACGCTCGGTGCGCTCGTTGCCGCCAATCTGGTGCATTCGCCGACCGGGCGGGCCTTGCGCGCGGTGCATGATTCCGAAGTGGCGGCCCGCGTCTCCGGCGTCGACGTCTCGCGCTACAAGGTGATCGTTTTCGTCATCTCAGCCGTTTACGCGTCGCTCGCTGGCTCGATGCTGGCGCTGTTCAACGGTTTCATCACGCCGACTGCGGCCGGCTTCCTGCATTCGATCGAGCTGGTGACCATGGTCGTGCTCGGCGGCATGGGCTCGATTTTCGGCTCGCTCATCGGCGCCGCGTTCCTGACCGTGCTGCCGCAGGTTCTCACCGTCTTCCACGAATATGAGCACCTGCTGCTCGGCCTCCTGATGATGGTGTTCATGATCTTCCTGCGCGCCGGCATCGTGCCGAGCCTGCGCGACCGTCTGTTCGGGAGGGCCGAATGACGCTGCTTCAGATCGACGAAATCGGCATCGATTTCGGCGGCATCAAGGCCGTCGACAATGTCAGCTTCACCGTTGAAGAGGGGCAGATCTTCTCGATCATCGGTCCGAACGGCGCCGGCAAGACGACGCTGTTCAACATGATCTCCGGTGTCTACAAGCCGAAGTTCGGCAAGGTGCTTCTCGCCGGCAAGGACGTGACGGCGATGGAGCCGAACCGGCTCGCCGCGCTCGGCCTGTCGCGCACCTTCCAGAACCTGCAGATATTCTTCCGCATGACGGCGGTCGAAAACGTGATGGTCGGCTGTCACTTGCGCGAGCGTCGTTCGGTGCTGCCGCATCTGCTGGCACTGCCCTCGGTGCGCCGCCAGAACCGCAAGACCCGCGAAGGCTCGCTGACGCTGCTGGATCGCGTCGGGCTCGCCGACTACGCCGATACGCCGGCCGGCTCGATGCCCTATGGCGCCTTGAAGCGGCTGGAGATCGCCCGTGCGCTTGCCGCTGAACCGAAGGTTCTGCTGCTCGACGAACCCGCCGCCGGTTGCAATCCGGTCGAGACCGAGGAAATCGAGAAACTTATCGGCACGATCGCGGCCGACGGCATCACCGTGGTGCTCGTCGAGCACGACATGAAGCTGGTGATGCGCATTTCCGACCGACTGCATGTGCTCGACTACGGCAAGACGCTTGCGACCGGCACACCGGCGGAGATCCGCGCCAACACCAAGGTGATCGAGGCCTATCTCGGCAAGCACGGAGCGAAGGAGGCGGCACGTGCTGGAAATTGAGGGACTGCACTCGGGCTACGGCCGCATCGAGGCACTGCACGGCGTCTCGCTTCGTGTCGACAAGGGCGAGATCGTCTCGCTGGTCGGCGGCAACGGCGCCGGCAAGACGACGCTCCTGCGCGCCATTTCGGGCGTTCAGCCGATCACCGGCGGCACCATCCGCTTCGAGGGTGAGGACATCAGCAAACTGTCGCCGCATGCCCGGGTCGAGCGCGCCATCGCACAGGTGCCGGAAGGACGGCAGATCTTCGGCGCGCTGACGATCGAGGACAATCTGCGTCTCGGTACCTATCGTCGCAACGGCGACAAGGTGGAAGCTTATCTCGACCGTATCTACGGGCTGTTCCCGATCCTGAAGGAACGCCGCAACTACGCCGCCGCCGGCCTGTCGGGCGGTCAGCAGCAGATGCTGGCGATCGGCCGCGCGTTGATGAGCGGGCCGAAGCTGTTGTTGCTGGATGAGCCGTCCATGGGCCTTGCGCCGATCCTCGTCGACCAGATCTTCGAAACGATCCATCATCTGCGCGACGAGGGCGCGACGATCTTCCTCGTCGAGCAGAACGCGTTTGCCGCACTCTCGATCGCCGATCGCGGTTACGTCATCGAGACAGGCGAAGTGACCGTTTCGGGTCCGGCCGCTGACCTGATGGCCGACACGCGCATCCGCGAGGCCTATCTCGGCGTCTGACCACGTGGACAGCGCCTGGATGCCCCAAAAGCCTGCCGATTGCGCGGTCTGAAGTACGGTTTGCATACCGTGGCGGTCTCGCTGCCGACGGCGTTTACCGTTGGTTACCTATACCCGCGATACCCTTTTATGGTAGCGTCTGGCGGCGGAACGTGCCGGGCGTTTGCGTTGCTGCGCGATCTTGCACGGCAGCGCCTGTGATCGCACAGAGCGGGCGACGCCATTGAAAGGCCACGTTTTTCGGCAATGTTCGCATTCCAGATGAGTAGCATGACGGGAACTGTGTTGTGACGGACGTCTCAGGACGCAATACGGCGGACGGTCGGCTGCGCGATTTGGTGAGCGCTGAAGAGCGAGCGGTCGTACCCGCCCAGCCAAAACGTCAGGCATTGGCCGAGGATCTCGGCAATAACGCGCTCGGTTTCGTCAACGGCTTGATCAAGCGGACTCTTTCGGCCGGAAAGAAGCGCCGGAAAAAGAGTTATACGGTCACTTTCGAGGACGTCAGCAAGGTCTTCCGGAACCCTGCGGGAACGAAATGGGTTCTCCGCGATGTCTCGTTCCAGGTGCCGCGCGGTAAAAGCCTCGCCATTCTCGGCAAGAATGGTGTGGGCAAGTCATCCCTGATGAAGTTGATCGCCGGCGTCATTCCGCCAACGCGCGGCGATATCACCCGCATGGCCCGCATTTCGTGGCCGCTCGGCATGGCGAGCGGCTTCAGCGCGCCGACCTCGGCGCGGGACAATTGCAATTTCGTTTCCCGCATTTATGGTGCGGACGTGGATGAAGTGACGGAATTCGTTCGCGAGTTTTCCGAACTCGGCGCATATTTCGATGCGCCCGTGAAATCCTATTCGCCGGGTATGCGCGCGCGTCTCGCGTTCGGGCTCAGCATGGCAATCGATTTCGATTGCTACCTGATCGATGAAGCGACCTCGGTCGGCGACAAACGCTTTCGCGAGAAATGCGAGGAAGTTTTTGCGCTGCGCCGCAAGAAATCCGACGTGATCATGATCTCGCATAATGAGGAGACGCTGCGCGCCTATTGCGATATCGCTGCAGTGCTTAACAATGGAAAGCTTCGGTTCTTCGACGATATGGACGAAGCTTTCGCCCTATATAAAAGGCTTTAGGCAGGATGCTTGAGATCCCCAAAACAGCCGAGAAACTGCGCAATCTGGCGCTCGAGTCCAGCCGCGGCAAACAGACCGGCGAGGCTGTCGTTTCGCCGCGCAAGGACAAGAAGCGCGGCAAGAACGGACTGCCGAGCCGCAAGAAGGCGCGGCGCAAGCCGCGGCTGTCGTTCCTGATCTGCGTTGTCGCTCCGGTCGTCGCGACCGTGCTCTATTTCGTTTTGATCGCATCCGACCAATACGCCGCGGAGGCGAAGTTCTCCATTCGCGGCAGCGAAACCCAGACCTCCGGCGACCTGCTTGGCATGATGACCGGGTTCACCGGGTCTTCTGCGAGTTCGACCGATTCCTATATGGTCGCCTCGTTCATTGAATCCCGCGAACTCGTTGAAAAGCTCGACAAACAGGTAGACCTTCGAAAGCTCTATAGCCGTCCCGAGGCCGACTACCTCGCGAGCGCGGATCCCGATTGGCCGATCGAGAAGCTGGTCGAATATTGGGAGAGCATGGTCCACGTCTACTTCGACACCTATTCGGGTATCACCGAGTTCGAGGTCCGTGCCTTCACCAAGGAAGATGCCGAACTTATTGCCCGTCACGTACTGGCGATGAGCGAGCGGCTAGTCAACGACATCTCGCTTCGTGAGCGCGACGACGCGGTCGGTGAGGCGAAGTCGGAGGTCGCGCGTGCCGAGAACCGGCTTCGCATGGCCCGTACCGCCGTTGCCAATTTCCGCGAAACCTCGAAGTCCGTCGATCCGACCGCCGTTGCGACCGCCGAGCAGGCGATCGTATCGACGCTCGAGGCCGAGTTGGCCCAACTCCGCACCCAGCTGCGTGCGCTGACGTCTATGGCTGAGGATGCGCCGCGCGTCGTCTATCTGAAAACGCAGATCGAGGCGCTGGAGAAGCAGATCGAGCACGAAAAGACCAAGGTCGCGATCAACAGCACCGGCGATGGCGAGACGTTGACCAAGAAACTGAAAATGTACGAAGACCTGCGCACGGAAGAGGGCTTCGCCGAAAAGGCCTATCTCTCGGCGTTGACGTCGCTCGAACGCGCCCGCGTCGAAGCTGACCGTCAGCAGCGCTACATCGCTGTCTTCGTCAATCCGAAAGTGCCGGAGTACCCGCTGTATCCCGAGCGGCTTCGCTGGACGTTGATCATCCTGTTCGGCTGCTTCGTGGTTTGGGGTATCGGTTCGCTGACCGTTGCCGGTGTGCGCGATCACGTCAGTTAGTGCGTATTGCCGAACCAAACGTCCACGCGCACGAAAAGTGAGAACCGGTTTTCGGATAAGAATACGCGTCAAAACAAGCTGCTGGAGCCCATCCAGTGGTCAGCGATCCAAGTTGTGCCCTGGAGCCCGTGAAGCCCAGGGAGCGCCTTCGGGGCGCAAACCGTTAACCATGTTCCTTCACGCCGTGCTAACGATGGTGCGGCGATGCTGGATCGGGAGTAATTTACACGAAAGACACACGTTGCCGGACCGATGGGGTTGATGCGGGCACAGCGCGAAACGCGCGAAAGCCGCGAAACAGGTTTGGACGGTGTCGGATCGATGCGCTTGGCACGCCGCTGCGTTGACGAATCGGGGGTGGGGCGCCATCAAGAAGCGCGAAGATGAACATCGCCGTCCGCTCTCATTCGAGCGGGCAGTGTGGGCATGTGTGGCGAAGCTGCAACGCCGCGGGTTGGCCGGTATC
Coding sequences within:
- a CDS encoding ABC transporter substrate-binding protein → MKSTMRKMIGAAVVSAVALAAGTAGALADTIKIGSVLSVTGPASFLGDPEDKTLKMYVDKINAAGGVNGNMLELVIYDAGVDANAARTFATRLVEEDEVVAVVGGSTTGTTMAMIPVFEEAEVPFISLAGAVVIIDPVKKWVFKTPHTDKMACEKIFEDIKAKGMSKVGMISGTGGFGKSMHGQCLGVAGNYGITIVADETYGPKDSDMTPQLTNIKGAEGLEAVVNAGFGQGPAIVTRNYRQLGIEVPLYQSHGVASKSFIDLAGDAANGVRLPAAALLVAEKLDDSDPQKAVVTAYKSEYEAATGSPVSTFGGHAYDGLMMLVDAMKAAGSAEPAAIRDALEGTKGFMGTAGEVNMSADDHLGLDLTAFRMLEIKDGDWSIAQ
- the livG gene encoding high-affinity branched-chain amino acid ABC transporter ATP-binding protein LivG (Part of the ABC transporter complexes LivFGHMJ and LivFGHMK involved in the high-affinity transport of branched-chain amino acids; LivFGHMK is specific for the transport of leucine, while LivFGHMJ is a transporter for leucine, isoleucine, and valine) — translated: MTLLQIDEIGIDFGGIKAVDNVSFTVEEGQIFSIIGPNGAGKTTLFNMISGVYKPKFGKVLLAGKDVTAMEPNRLAALGLSRTFQNLQIFFRMTAVENVMVGCHLRERRSVLPHLLALPSVRRQNRKTREGSLTLLDRVGLADYADTPAGSMPYGALKRLEIARALAAEPKVLLLDEPAAGCNPVETEEIEKLIGTIAADGITVVLVEHDMKLVMRISDRLHVLDYGKTLATGTPAEIRANTKVIEAYLGKHGAKEAARAGN
- a CDS encoding branched-chain amino acid ABC transporter permease, with the translated sequence MQRILSHRLSAPIGIGLIVILAYLVLPSSFYLRVATLVWISTFAVIGLNLLMGYAGQVSLGHAGFFGIGAYAVAIGPTHWHIPSFLSLLLGALVSGLLAFVVGRPILRLKGHYLAVATLGLGILIAMVINNEAWLSGGPDGMNVSSLGIKAFIKSTFGIKVKTAQLWYWITGVVVTLGALVAANLVHSPTGRALRAVHDSEVAARVSGVDVSRYKVIVFVISAVYASLAGSMLALFNGFITPTAAGFLHSIELVTMVVLGGMGSIFGSLIGAAFLTVLPQVLTVFHEYEHLLLGLLMMVFMIFLRAGIVPSLRDRLFGRAE
- a CDS encoding ABC transporter ATP-binding protein; this translates as MLEIEGLHSGYGRIEALHGVSLRVDKGEIVSLVGGNGAGKTTLLRAISGVQPITGGTIRFEGEDISKLSPHARVERAIAQVPEGRQIFGALTIEDNLRLGTYRRNGDKVEAYLDRIYGLFPILKERRNYAAAGLSGGQQQMLAIGRALMSGPKLLLLDEPSMGLAPILVDQIFETIHHLRDEGATIFLVEQNAFAALSIADRGYVIETGEVTVSGPAADLMADTRIREAYLGV
- a CDS encoding ABC transporter ATP-binding protein, whose protein sequence is MKRTLSAGKKRRKKSYTVTFEDVSKVFRNPAGTKWVLRDVSFQVPRGKSLAILGKNGVGKSSLMKLIAGVIPPTRGDITRMARISWPLGMASGFSAPTSARDNCNFVSRIYGADVDEVTEFVREFSELGAYFDAPVKSYSPGMRARLAFGLSMAIDFDCYLIDEATSVGDKRFREKCEEVFALRRKKSDVIMISHNEETLRAYCDIAAVLNNGKLRFFDDMDEAFALYKRL
- a CDS encoding branched-chain amino acid ABC transporter permease; its protein translation is MAEFLQFAFSGLTVGAVYALVALGFTIIYNASDVVNFAQGEFVMIGGMATVFIAAAGVPVPLAAVLAVVAATAVGLVLQRLAIEPARGASAVTLIIITIGASIFLRGLAQIVFDKQFHTLPSFSGDEPFHIGGASVLPQSLWVMGGALVIFAVLWVFFNKTMIGKAVLATSANRLAARLVGINTSLIMALSFGLSAMIGAVAGVLVTPITLTSYDVGTLLALKGFAAVMVGGIGSPAGAIVGGLLVGLLEAFGAGYISSEYKDAVAFIVILLTLFVMPSGLFGRASVERV